From the genome of Pelagicoccus sp. SDUM812003, one region includes:
- a CDS encoding UvrB/UvrC motif-containing protein encodes MSESRPKKCGHCAAPTTLHLTKVVNGKVYKLGVCANCPEAAAIQSGVGWDLLDTPAVAPVSNPSQSGSRKCPDCGLTPADFKEYGRLGCPTCYEVFQEKLEPLLKTLHRGVTHLGKAPRGRRRSISPEEIEALKRRMDEHVSREEYELAAVVRDQLKSLEESS; translated from the coding sequence ATGAGTGAATCGCGTCCAAAGAAATGCGGCCATTGCGCTGCCCCGACCACCCTGCACCTGACCAAGGTCGTCAACGGCAAGGTGTACAAGCTCGGCGTCTGCGCCAACTGCCCCGAAGCGGCGGCGATCCAGAGCGGAGTGGGGTGGGACCTGCTCGATACGCCAGCAGTGGCGCCGGTCAGCAATCCCTCTCAGAGCGGCAGCAGGAAGTGTCCCGACTGCGGGCTGACACCGGCCGATTTCAAGGAATACGGCCGTCTCGGCTGCCCGACCTGCTACGAGGTGTTTCAAGAAAAACTGGAGCCGCTGCTCAAGACCCTGCACCGAGGCGTGACGCACTTGGGAAAGGCGCCGCGCGGACGTCGCAGATCGATTTCTCCCGAGGAGATCGAAGCCCTCAAGCGCCGCATGGACGAGCATGTGAGCCGCGAGGAGTACGAGCTCGCTGCGGTGGTGCGCGATCAGCTCAAGTCGCTCGAGGAGTCGTCCTGA
- a CDS encoding alanine/glycine:cation symporter family protein, producing MEKLISFLNDIIWSNWLVGLCLITGLYFSLTTRFLQLRQIPAMLRYLFKGKESASGLSSFQAFALAASGRVGTGNIVGVATAIAMGGPGAVFWMWVIAFLGAGSAFAEAALAQIYKTEIDGEYRGGPAYYIEKGLGVKWYAVIFALSTILATGLLLPSVQSNSIGAAMNNAFGVNPAITGVVIVVLLGAIIFGGVHRIGHVAQLAVPFMAIGYILVAFVVIGANISLIPATLLSIVKNAFGMDAALGGMLGAAIQWGVKRGIYSNEAGQGTAPIAAATAEVDHPAKQGLVQAFSVYVDTWFVCTATALMILITDSYNVFAADGSRLIDNIPEITVGPAFTQNAVDSVLPGFGSPFIAIALLFFAFTTLLAYYYYTESNLMYLIKSGPRRTLAKQIVRILFIGLIYYGTIKSAKLAWAMGDVGVGLMAWVNIIAILLLSPTVFRCLKDFEGQQKAGKDPVFDPEAAQIKNASFWKKP from the coding sequence ATGGAAAAACTGATCTCCTTCCTCAACGACATCATCTGGTCCAACTGGCTCGTGGGCCTCTGCCTGATCACCGGCCTCTACTTCTCGCTCACCACGCGCTTCCTGCAGCTGCGGCAGATCCCCGCCATGCTGCGCTACCTCTTCAAGGGCAAGGAATCGGCTAGCGGGCTGTCCTCCTTCCAGGCCTTCGCCCTGGCCGCGTCCGGCCGCGTGGGCACTGGCAATATCGTCGGCGTGGCCACCGCCATCGCCATGGGTGGTCCCGGCGCCGTGTTCTGGATGTGGGTCATCGCCTTTCTGGGGGCTGGCTCCGCCTTCGCCGAAGCCGCCTTGGCTCAGATCTATAAAACCGAAATCGACGGCGAGTACCGCGGCGGACCGGCCTACTACATCGAAAAAGGGCTGGGCGTGAAATGGTACGCGGTGATCTTCGCCCTCTCCACCATCCTCGCCACCGGACTTCTGCTGCCCTCCGTGCAATCCAACTCGATCGGGGCCGCCATGAACAACGCTTTCGGGGTCAACCCCGCCATCACCGGCGTGGTCATCGTAGTCCTCCTAGGGGCCATCATTTTCGGCGGCGTGCACCGCATCGGCCACGTGGCCCAGCTGGCAGTCCCCTTCATGGCCATCGGCTACATCTTGGTGGCCTTCGTGGTCATCGGAGCAAACATATCCCTCATCCCCGCCACCTTGCTCTCCATCGTGAAAAACGCCTTCGGCATGGACGCCGCCCTCGGGGGCATGCTGGGCGCCGCCATCCAATGGGGCGTCAAGCGCGGCATCTACTCCAACGAAGCAGGCCAAGGCACCGCCCCGATCGCCGCGGCCACCGCCGAAGTGGACCACCCCGCCAAGCAGGGCCTGGTGCAGGCCTTCTCGGTCTACGTCGACACCTGGTTCGTCTGCACCGCCACCGCTTTGATGATCCTCATCACCGACTCCTACAACGTCTTCGCCGCCGACGGCAGCCGCCTGATCGACAACATTCCGGAAATCACCGTCGGACCCGCCTTCACCCAAAACGCGGTCGACTCAGTGCTGCCGGGCTTCGGCTCGCCGTTCATCGCCATCGCCCTGCTGTTTTTCGCCTTCACCACCCTGCTGGCCTACTACTACTACACCGAGTCGAACCTGATGTATCTGATCAAATCCGGCCCGCGACGCACTCTGGCCAAGCAGATCGTTCGCATCCTCTTCATCGGCCTCATCTACTACGGCACCATCAAATCCGCCAAGCTCGCATGGGCCATGGGCGACGTGGGCGTGGGGCTCATGGCCTGGGTCAACATCATCGCCATCCTCCTGCTCAGCCCGACCGTCTTCCGCTGCTTGAAGGACTTCGAAGGCCAGCAAAAGGCCGGCAAGGACCCGGTTTTCGATCCAGAAGCAGCCCAGATCAAAAACGCCTCCTTCTGGAAAAAACCCTAG
- a CDS encoding carbohydrate kinase has protein sequence MNDRICCIGESLVDFVSTKRCTRLLDAEAFKPCPGGAPANVAVAIARLGGRSSLISCVGEDAWGDFLRETLDREGVDTRGLQRTAGASTTLAFVSLDAEGDRDFSFMRSPGADTLLDASAMAEESLEDCGLLHFGTFSLSVEPSRGTTLEAVRRVRERGGLISLDVNYRESVWSSPEEAIRCVESVLPLVDILKVSWEEAVLLTGLEDRKLAVERLMSTGPRVVLVSLDAEGCLGANREAQFHVSAFLVPCVDATGAGDSFIGAFLQRFVELELPFENAERLEEACRFACAAASITVSGYGAIPSLPRREEVLAKV, from the coding sequence ATGAATGATCGGATTTGTTGCATAGGGGAGTCGCTGGTCGACTTCGTCTCGACAAAGAGGTGTACCCGCTTGCTGGATGCGGAGGCGTTCAAGCCTTGCCCGGGCGGGGCGCCTGCGAACGTCGCGGTAGCGATCGCTCGCTTGGGCGGGAGGTCGAGCCTCATATCTTGCGTAGGCGAGGATGCGTGGGGCGACTTTCTGCGCGAGACGCTAGATCGAGAGGGCGTGGATACTCGCGGACTGCAGCGAACCGCTGGCGCTTCCACCACATTAGCATTCGTATCGCTCGATGCGGAGGGCGATCGAGACTTCTCCTTTATGCGTAGTCCAGGTGCGGATACGCTGCTGGATGCGTCCGCGATGGCGGAAGAATCGTTGGAAGACTGCGGACTCTTGCACTTCGGCACGTTTAGCCTCAGCGTGGAGCCTTCGCGAGGCACGACCTTGGAAGCGGTGCGGCGAGTAAGGGAGCGGGGCGGGCTGATCTCGCTGGATGTGAATTATCGAGAGAGCGTCTGGTCGAGTCCGGAGGAAGCGATTCGTTGCGTAGAATCGGTTTTACCCTTGGTCGACATTCTCAAGGTCAGCTGGGAAGAGGCGGTTCTGCTGACCGGACTTGAAGATCGGAAGCTCGCAGTTGAGCGATTGATGTCTACGGGACCTCGAGTCGTGCTGGTGAGCCTGGATGCGGAGGGCTGTCTTGGCGCGAATCGCGAAGCTCAGTTTCATGTATCCGCATTTTTGGTACCGTGTGTGGATGCGACGGGCGCGGGCGATAGTTTTATCGGAGCGTTTCTGCAACGCTTCGTTGAGCTGGAACTTCCGTTTGAGAACGCGGAGAGGCTGGAGGAGGCATGTCGCTTCGCCTGCGCCGCGGCTTCGATAACGGTTTCCGGCTACGGAGCGATCCCGTCGCTGCCGCGCCGCGAAGAGGTGCTGGCGAAGGTCTAG
- the gtfA gene encoding sucrose phosphorylase, translating into MKNGIQLITYANSLGGNLSQLDRFLKTHGKDTLSGAHILPFFPSSADRGFAPLTYEEVDPVFGTWNDIESISSRVDLAVDFMANHLSQQSREFQDFLQRKDQSPWKDFFLRYKNLWPDGEAPAADLAKIYTRKPRPPYFEATFADGSTEKIWCTFDYEQIDLDLRQDVTKEFFRQTIGGLVNRGAKIIRLDAFAYTTKRPGTNCFFLEPDVWEVLEFCDQIAAEGGAILLPEIHEHYSIQLKLAEKGYWVYDFALPMLVLHTLYSGSAKRLKDWFEICPRKQFTTLDTHDGIGVVDVADLLTPEEIEATKDALFKQGANVKAIYNSASFGNLDIYQLNCTYYSALGNDDARYLIARLLQFFAPGIPQIYYVGMLAGKNDIKLVESTRNGRDINRHDYSNEEIEAEIQRPVVQQLFQLMKLRNNHPAFDAELRILPSEDHQLHLRYESGPHFCETRIDLQSMQATVTASATETLEVPQELGIGHALAE; encoded by the coding sequence ATGAAAAACGGCATACAGCTCATCACCTACGCCAACTCCCTCGGCGGAAACCTTTCCCAGCTCGACCGCTTCCTCAAAACCCACGGCAAGGACACCCTCTCGGGAGCTCACATCCTCCCCTTCTTTCCCTCCAGCGCCGACCGCGGCTTCGCGCCGCTCACCTACGAGGAAGTCGATCCTGTCTTCGGCACCTGGAACGACATCGAGTCCATTTCCAGCCGGGTCGATCTCGCGGTCGACTTCATGGCCAACCACCTCAGCCAACAGTCTCGCGAATTCCAGGATTTCCTGCAGCGCAAGGACCAGTCCCCCTGGAAGGACTTCTTCCTGCGCTACAAAAATCTCTGGCCAGACGGAGAAGCCCCCGCCGCGGACCTCGCCAAGATCTACACCCGCAAGCCGCGTCCGCCCTACTTCGAAGCCACCTTCGCCGACGGCAGCACCGAGAAGATCTGGTGCACCTTCGACTACGAGCAAATCGACCTCGACCTCCGCCAGGACGTCACCAAGGAGTTCTTTCGCCAGACCATCGGCGGGCTCGTCAATCGCGGGGCCAAAATCATCCGCCTCGACGCCTTCGCCTACACCACCAAGCGCCCTGGCACCAACTGCTTCTTCCTCGAACCCGACGTCTGGGAAGTGCTCGAATTCTGCGACCAAATCGCCGCCGAGGGCGGAGCCATTCTCCTCCCGGAAATCCACGAGCACTACAGCATCCAGCTCAAACTGGCCGAAAAAGGCTATTGGGTCTACGACTTCGCTCTGCCCATGCTCGTGCTGCATACCCTCTACAGCGGCTCCGCCAAGCGCCTGAAAGACTGGTTCGAGATCTGCCCGCGCAAGCAGTTTACCACTCTCGACACCCACGACGGCATCGGCGTGGTCGACGTCGCCGACCTGCTCACCCCAGAGGAAATCGAGGCCACCAAGGACGCCCTCTTCAAGCAAGGCGCCAACGTCAAAGCCATCTACAACTCCGCCTCCTTCGGCAACCTGGACATCTACCAGCTCAACTGCACCTACTACTCCGCCCTGGGAAATGACGACGCCCGCTACCTCATCGCCCGCCTCCTGCAATTCTTCGCTCCAGGCATCCCTCAAATCTACTACGTCGGCATGCTCGCCGGAAAAAACGACATCAAACTCGTCGAATCCACCCGCAACGGCCGCGACATAAACCGCCACGACTACAGCAACGAGGAAATCGAAGCCGAAATCCAACGCCCCGTCGTGCAGCAGCTTTTTCAGCTCATGAAGCTGCGCAACAACCACCCCGCCTTCGACGCCGAACTGCGCATCCTTCCCAGCGAAGACCATCAGCTCCACCTCCGCTACGAGAGCGGCCCCCACTTCTGCGAAACCCGGATCGACCTGCAAAGCATGCAAGCCACCGTCACCGCCTCCGCCACCGAAACCCTCGAAGTCCCGCAGGAGCTCGGCATCGGCCACGCCCTCGCAGAATAG
- a CDS encoding helix-turn-helix transcriptional regulator, with protein sequence MLHHPERPSSQSAKLIEIFRDTFRGRQEALKRGLAPIRVPQPRRLYHRQKDMAYHFKPEMFVQTGGATLFRCPEEELLVRAPEICIMPMGVPHHETVENLDTPFENVVVCFYSKTVTLHLAKADEHMKPRATDIFFYQTPYFSDLVAMLNLSVDLSHSTLPDSKLGLQGVMMGVFSLLLNMIATEDGAASVESQRVYRCQWLIRNHLQDPELSVQWLSDSLDCSSNYLSKLFHDELGEKVTNYITRIRLDNALYALRDTALSVKEIALACGFRDPNYFSRVFRQRYEMTPKDYRQKLVNESGKPESQPKLVRGDHEEYHYGYDDENRPIRGNLKKVPEANGQAED encoded by the coding sequence GTGCTCCACCACCCCGAACGGCCTTCTTCTCAAAGCGCTAAGCTGATCGAAATCTTTCGCGATACCTTTCGCGGACGCCAGGAAGCGCTCAAGCGCGGACTCGCCCCGATACGGGTGCCGCAGCCGAGGCGTTTGTATCATCGGCAAAAGGACATGGCGTATCATTTCAAGCCGGAGATGTTCGTGCAGACGGGAGGGGCGACGCTGTTTCGTTGTCCGGAAGAGGAGCTCTTGGTGCGAGCTCCGGAGATCTGCATCATGCCGATGGGAGTGCCGCATCACGAGACGGTGGAAAATTTGGATACGCCCTTCGAGAACGTGGTGGTTTGCTTCTATAGCAAGACGGTGACGCTGCATCTTGCCAAAGCGGACGAGCATATGAAGCCGCGGGCGACTGATATTTTTTTCTATCAGACGCCTTATTTTTCGGACCTGGTGGCGATGCTGAATCTGAGCGTGGACCTGAGTCACAGCACGCTTCCCGACTCCAAGCTCGGTTTGCAAGGGGTGATGATGGGCGTGTTTTCGCTGCTGCTAAATATGATCGCGACGGAGGACGGGGCGGCCAGCGTGGAGTCTCAGCGGGTGTATCGTTGCCAATGGCTGATTCGCAATCACCTGCAAGATCCGGAGCTTTCGGTGCAATGGCTCTCCGATTCCTTGGACTGCAGCTCCAACTATTTGTCTAAGCTTTTCCATGACGAGCTGGGCGAGAAGGTGACCAACTACATCACGCGTATCCGTTTGGACAATGCGCTCTACGCCCTGCGGGATACGGCGCTAAGCGTGAAGGAAATCGCTCTGGCCTGCGGCTTTCGGGATCCGAACTATTTTAGCCGCGTCTTTCGTCAGCGCTATGAGATGACGCCCAAGGACTACCGGCAGAAGCTAGTGAACGAAAGCGGCAAGCCGGAGTCGCAGCCAAAACTGGTGCGAGGTGACCACGAAGAATACCACTATGGATACGACGATGAGAATCGTCCCATTCGCGGCAACCTGAAGAAGGTACCTGAGGCTAATGGTCAGGCTGAAGATTAG
- a CDS encoding response regulator: MADSKKIILLEDDKASARLVSTFLESKGYDVRESYEGRFAIEMALKDKPDLLIADVLLPDMHGSEAVKQLRASSKMNDLKVLFLTSLLNRSATAGQETRLTVGGREYPALSKPFKPAVLASIVEKILSGEN; encoded by the coding sequence ATGGCCGACTCAAAGAAGATTATCCTGCTCGAAGACGACAAGGCGTCCGCTCGCCTGGTATCAACATTTCTGGAATCCAAAGGCTACGACGTTCGTGAAAGCTACGAAGGGCGATTCGCCATCGAGATGGCTCTCAAGGACAAACCTGATCTGCTGATCGCGGACGTGCTTCTGCCCGACATGCATGGTTCCGAAGCGGTGAAGCAGCTGCGCGCCTCCTCGAAGATGAACGACTTGAAAGTGCTCTTTCTGACCTCGCTGCTCAACAGGTCCGCGACAGCGGGACAGGAAACGCGTTTGACGGTTGGCGGGCGCGAATACCCGGCGCTTTCCAAGCCCTTCAAGCCGGCGGTGCTTGCGAGCATCGTCGAGAAGATCCTTTCTGGAGAGAATTAG
- a CDS encoding TonB-dependent receptor gives MKLNLTTSIRQKRVATSKRVCPAISSLLACGVLVTSAVSADNEMDEFDDEEIFLLEGVVVTGVAAETTKVKSSVAISTVDAGDLAPSAPRSTAEIFRSIPGIRSEATSGDGNANIAVRGLPVAAGGAKFLQLQEDGLPILEFGDIAFGTADGFLRPDYTTERVEAIRGGSASTFASNSPGGIVNFISRTGAVEGGSVGLTTGLDYDSLRLDFNYGKPLGNDMQYHVGGYYRVGEGVREAGYDGNEGGQIKANFTKFTENGYARFFFKRLDDRAITYMPMPVLATGTNANPHMGALPSFDPLTDTPHTPAFIENVGTDGQGNRRVSDPQEGLRSLSTALGAEFSFDLSSDWKLVDRFRYSDNSGRFVAPFPAQVAPAQEIADSIAGAGATLRYATGANEGAVVNPASLNDNGLLMRVHMFDTELNDFNNLVNDLKVTRHFGGGDSGTYDLTLGYYHSTQNINMDWLWNSYLLEVKGRDAQLVDVFDADGVSYSDRGLIAYGTPFWGGLHRNYDTEYSINAPYVALAMEKGKFNMDVSARYDFGDATGSYAGTRYETNVDLNGDGLISIPEQSIEVVDTANRSPVDYDWDYYSLSLGGNYAFTEDYAVFARVSRGGRANADRLIFGPNILADGSLRDDDAAVDIVEQFEAGIKYANDDFAGGVLGVFATAFFAETEEQNYEATTQVFLDRVYEATGLELESSYRRGNFDLKVGMTWTDAEITSDALNASVVGNTPRRQADLMYQISPSYTTDKWSVGGSVIGTTDSYAQDDNVLVMPGYEYVNLYGSYRFSDAFSVLLTVNNVFDEFGLSESEEGSIPANGIIRARGIAGSSSALTFRYDF, from the coding sequence ATGAAGCTTAATCTAACTACCTCAATTCGGCAGAAACGTGTCGCTACGAGCAAGCGTGTCTGCCCAGCAATCAGCTCGTTGCTTGCGTGCGGCGTTCTCGTGACGAGTGCCGTTTCGGCCGACAATGAAATGGACGAGTTTGACGACGAGGAGATCTTTCTGCTCGAAGGCGTGGTCGTCACTGGCGTGGCGGCGGAAACGACTAAGGTAAAATCCAGCGTGGCGATCAGCACGGTGGATGCAGGGGACCTGGCTCCTTCGGCGCCCCGTTCCACGGCCGAAATTTTCCGTAGCATCCCAGGCATTCGTTCCGAAGCGACTTCCGGTGACGGCAACGCGAACATCGCGGTGCGTGGACTGCCGGTAGCGGCGGGCGGAGCGAAGTTTCTGCAGTTGCAGGAAGACGGGCTGCCGATTCTCGAGTTTGGCGATATCGCTTTCGGTACGGCAGACGGTTTTCTCCGCCCCGACTACACCACCGAGCGAGTGGAGGCCATCCGTGGCGGATCCGCCTCGACCTTTGCCAGCAACTCTCCGGGTGGTATCGTCAACTTTATCAGCCGCACGGGCGCGGTCGAAGGCGGAAGCGTGGGACTGACCACGGGACTCGACTACGATTCGCTGCGATTGGACTTCAACTACGGCAAGCCGCTGGGCAATGATATGCAGTATCATGTCGGTGGATACTACAGAGTTGGCGAAGGTGTCAGAGAGGCTGGATACGATGGAAATGAAGGAGGTCAGATAAAGGCCAACTTCACCAAGTTTACGGAAAACGGATACGCTCGGTTCTTCTTCAAGCGCTTGGACGACCGAGCCATCACCTACATGCCGATGCCGGTCTTGGCGACTGGGACGAACGCGAATCCCCACATGGGCGCCTTGCCAAGCTTCGATCCGCTGACCGACACGCCGCACACGCCAGCCTTCATCGAAAACGTTGGGACTGACGGCCAGGGCAATCGACGAGTGAGCGATCCTCAGGAAGGCTTGCGCTCGCTCTCGACCGCGTTGGGAGCGGAGTTTTCGTTCGACCTCAGCAGTGATTGGAAACTGGTAGATCGATTCCGTTATTCCGATAATAGCGGCCGCTTTGTAGCTCCGTTCCCGGCCCAGGTCGCTCCTGCTCAGGAAATCGCCGACTCCATAGCGGGCGCAGGCGCGACGCTTCGCTACGCCACGGGAGCGAATGAAGGCGCTGTGGTGAATCCAGCGTCGCTGAATGACAATGGACTTCTGATGCGTGTCCATATGTTCGATACGGAGCTTAACGACTTCAACAACCTCGTCAATGACCTCAAAGTGACTCGTCACTTCGGCGGTGGCGATTCAGGTACCTACGACCTGACCCTTGGCTACTATCACTCGACGCAGAACATCAACATGGACTGGTTGTGGAATTCCTACCTGCTCGAGGTCAAGGGACGCGATGCCCAACTGGTCGACGTGTTCGATGCTGACGGAGTGTCGTATTCCGATCGAGGTTTGATCGCCTATGGAACTCCTTTTTGGGGCGGCCTGCATCGCAACTACGACACCGAGTACAGCATCAACGCGCCGTACGTCGCCTTGGCGATGGAGAAAGGAAAGTTCAACATGGATGTGAGCGCCCGTTACGATTTCGGAGATGCGACTGGTTCCTATGCAGGCACTCGCTATGAAACGAATGTCGACCTCAACGGTGATGGATTGATTTCGATCCCCGAGCAGAGTATTGAAGTCGTGGATACGGCGAATCGCAGTCCGGTGGATTACGATTGGGACTACTACTCATTGTCGTTAGGAGGCAACTACGCTTTCACTGAAGACTATGCGGTGTTTGCTCGCGTCAGTCGCGGCGGTCGAGCCAATGCGGACCGCTTGATATTCGGACCAAACATTCTAGCGGACGGATCGCTTCGCGACGACGACGCTGCGGTCGATATCGTGGAGCAGTTTGAGGCCGGTATCAAGTATGCCAACGACGACTTCGCGGGCGGCGTTCTTGGCGTATTCGCCACCGCTTTCTTCGCGGAGACGGAGGAACAGAACTACGAAGCGACGACCCAGGTGTTTTTGGATCGTGTGTACGAGGCGACCGGTTTGGAGCTCGAGAGCAGCTATCGCAGAGGCAACTTCGACTTGAAGGTCGGAATGACCTGGACTGACGCGGAGATCACTTCGGACGCGTTGAACGCTTCGGTGGTGGGCAATACCCCACGTCGCCAGGCGGACCTCATGTACCAGATCAGCCCCAGCTATACGACCGATAAGTGGTCGGTGGGAGGTAGCGTGATTGGCACGACCGACTCCTATGCCCAAGACGACAACGTGTTGGTGATGCCCGGCTACGAGTATGTTAACCTCTATGGCAGCTATCGCTTCAGCGACGCGTTCAGCGTATTGCTGACGGTGAACAACGTCTTCGACGAGTTCGGTTTGAGCGAATCGGAGGAGGGCTCGATTCCTGCCAACGGAATCATCCGCGCTCGCGGTATCGCTGGTAGCTCGTCCGCCCTCACTTTCCGCTACGATTTCTAG
- a CDS encoding MFS transporter, whose translation MKLSPATERLSLKEKIGYGLGDMASNFYMGFFGLFLLYYYTDVWGISPAAAATMLLVTKIVDAISDPAMGLIADRTQSRWGKYRPYLLWTAIPYALLGYLLFMGPDLSDFGKLAFAYVSYTLVMLAYTAINVPYSALLAVISPVAEERTKATQFRFVFASLGTLSVGAMAKPLVNFFGGEDELLGFRLTIVLFAVLSVLIFWITFATTRERIQPKVHNSSVRDDMSALLKNGSWIVLMFTGILVVVGLIARFASLAFYTKYYMGEDDARYFLWMDKTSFIVSFGLVGQLVGALVTPMLARSWDKKHLMIMANVLHAALLVFSFFVSPESYALTVVLHSLGIFTFGVVITLLFAMYTDCAEFGEWKTGKNTAGLTVSASMFSLKFGSAVGGALPGFILAWFGFVANEQQSETSLLGIRLMTNALPALFFMLGGMLMIFYRIDRETLSRIEDELSERRAE comes from the coding sequence ATGAAGTTATCCCCCGCAACGGAGCGCCTGTCGCTCAAAGAGAAAATCGGCTATGGCTTGGGCGATATGGCCTCGAACTTCTATATGGGGTTCTTCGGCTTGTTTCTACTCTACTACTACACGGACGTGTGGGGAATCTCTCCCGCGGCAGCGGCTACCATGCTTCTGGTTACCAAGATCGTAGATGCCATTAGCGATCCGGCTATGGGGCTGATCGCGGATCGGACGCAGAGTCGTTGGGGCAAATATCGTCCTTATCTGTTGTGGACGGCGATACCGTATGCGTTGCTTGGATACCTGCTGTTTATGGGGCCGGATCTTTCTGACTTCGGAAAACTCGCGTTCGCTTACGTATCCTACACTTTGGTCATGCTCGCCTACACGGCGATCAATGTGCCGTATTCAGCCTTGTTGGCGGTGATTTCTCCGGTGGCGGAGGAGCGAACCAAAGCGACGCAGTTTCGCTTTGTCTTCGCGTCTCTCGGGACCTTGTCGGTGGGAGCCATGGCCAAGCCCTTGGTAAACTTCTTTGGAGGCGAGGACGAGCTGCTTGGCTTTCGGCTGACGATCGTTCTGTTCGCGGTATTGTCTGTATTGATTTTCTGGATCACCTTTGCCACGACGCGGGAGCGGATTCAACCCAAGGTCCACAACTCTAGCGTGCGGGATGACATGTCTGCGTTGTTGAAGAATGGGTCGTGGATCGTGCTGATGTTCACGGGGATTCTGGTGGTTGTCGGCTTGATCGCCCGATTTGCCTCTTTGGCGTTTTACACCAAGTACTACATGGGAGAGGACGACGCTCGGTACTTTTTGTGGATGGATAAGACTTCATTCATCGTTTCCTTCGGTCTGGTGGGGCAGCTTGTGGGGGCTCTGGTAACGCCCATGCTCGCGAGGAGCTGGGATAAGAAGCATTTGATGATCATGGCGAATGTGCTGCATGCGGCGCTGCTGGTCTTCTCCTTTTTCGTGTCTCCAGAATCCTATGCCCTGACGGTGGTTTTGCATAGCCTGGGGATTTTTACGTTCGGTGTGGTCATTACGCTGCTCTTTGCGATGTACACGGATTGCGCGGAGTTTGGGGAGTGGAAGACCGGAAAGAACACCGCTGGACTGACGGTATCGGCTTCGATGTTCTCGCTCAAATTTGGTTCGGCGGTGGGCGGGGCGTTGCCGGGCTTCATTCTCGCCTGGTTTGGGTTTGTGGCGAACGAGCAGCAAAGCGAAACGTCGCTGCTGGGAATTCGGCTCATGACCAACGCCTTGCCCGCCTTGTTTTTCATGCTCGGAGGGATGCTGATGATTTTCTATAGGATCGATCGTGAGACGCTCAGTCGAATAGAGGACGAGCTCTCGGAACGGAGGGCGGAATGA
- a CDS encoding OsmC family protein, whose translation MSEHIATLTWERGDAAFDYKTYSRNHTWDFGHSLTVTASAAPAFLGDESKIDPEQAFVASLSSCHMLTFLAIASMRGITVERYVDRAVGHLEKNESRKPVITRVDLYPEITFADGQTPDAAALEKLHHLAHAECFLANSVKCEIVTHLPDS comes from the coding sequence ATGTCCGAACACATCGCAACCCTCACCTGGGAGCGCGGCGACGCCGCCTTCGACTACAAGACCTACTCTCGCAACCATACCTGGGACTTCGGCCACAGCCTCACCGTCACCGCCTCGGCCGCTCCCGCCTTTCTAGGCGACGAGTCGAAAATCGACCCGGAACAAGCTTTCGTCGCCTCCCTGTCCAGCTGCCACATGCTCACCTTCCTCGCCATCGCCTCCATGAGAGGCATCACTGTGGAACGCTACGTCGACCGGGCGGTGGGGCATTTGGAGAAAAACGAGAGTCGCAAGCCGGTCATCACCCGCGTGGACCTGTATCCGGAAATCACCTTCGCCGACGGACAAACACCAGACGCTGCCGCCTTGGAAAAACTGCACCACCTAGCCCACGCGGAGTGCTTCCTGGCCAATTCCGTCAAGTGCGAGATCGTCACCCATCTGCCCGATTCCTGA